One stretch of Xanthomonas sp. DAR 35659 DNA includes these proteins:
- the accB gene encoding acetyl-CoA carboxylase biotin carboxyl carrier protein gives MDLRKIKKLIDLLEESNLAEIEIKEGEESVRLARTPKGMISSAPQQYAAPAPAAPAAAPMPMSSPTEASTGGSAKPGNALPEGHVLRAPMVGTFYTSPAPDKPAFVSVGQAVKAGETLAIIEAMKMFNPIEADVSGTIVAILSESGQPVEFDQPLFVIG, from the coding sequence AGAAGCTGATCGACCTGCTGGAAGAATCCAATCTCGCCGAAATCGAGATCAAGGAAGGCGAGGAAAGCGTGCGCCTGGCGCGCACCCCCAAGGGCATGATCAGCAGTGCCCCGCAGCAGTACGCCGCCCCGGCCCCCGCCGCGCCGGCCGCCGCGCCGATGCCGATGAGCTCGCCCACCGAGGCCTCCACCGGCGGCAGCGCCAAGCCCGGCAACGCCCTGCCCGAGGGCCACGTGCTGCGCGCGCCGATGGTCGGCACCTTCTACACCTCGCCGGCGCCGGACAAGCCCGCCTTCGTCAGCGTCGGCCAGGCGGTCAAGGCCGGCGAGACCCTGGCGATCATCGAGGCGATGAAGATGTTCAACCCGATCGAGGCCGACGTCTCCGGCACCATCGTCGCCATCCTCAGCGAAAGCGGCCAGCCGGTGGAGTTCGACCAGCCGTTGTTCGTGATTGGCTGA
- a CDS encoding four helix bundle protein, with protein sequence MENGESSKRPHERLDVWRDSMDLVEMIYRLSDAFPATERFGLTAQLRRAAVSIPANIAEGAARRSTPEYLRFLSIARGSLSEASTHLQIARRLDYTSDIAALDGLIDTIFAKLTALMNVLSKRGD encoded by the coding sequence ATGGAGAATGGGGAATCGTCGAAGCGGCCGCACGAGCGGCTCGACGTCTGGCGAGACTCCATGGATCTGGTGGAAATGATCTACCGCCTCTCCGACGCGTTCCCGGCAACGGAACGCTTCGGGCTGACGGCGCAACTGCGCCGCGCGGCGGTCAGCATCCCCGCCAACATCGCCGAAGGCGCCGCGCGCCGCTCCACGCCCGAGTACCTGCGTTTCCTGTCGATCGCGCGCGGCTCGCTATCCGAGGCCAGCACGCACCTGCAGATCGCGCGCCGGCTCGACTACACCTCCGACATCGCGGCACTCGACGGATTGATCGATACGATCTTCGCCAAACTGACCGCATTGATGAATGTTCTGAGCAAGCGCGGAGATTGA